Proteins encoded by one window of Candidatus Methylomirabilota bacterium:
- the fdhD gene encoding formate dehydrogenase accessory sulfurtransferase FdhD, whose protein sequence is MRTYVRVHRGRADEVVGEVVREQPLTVYVNGEKFLTLLCTPIKLDALVVGYLWMEKVIDALDEIVRLEVSPVDGRADVTLARPVTLPTERILTSGCGGGITFRIDHRLFPRLASSLRVAPEALSARMKDLFAAAVHYRESRGIHGAALGDAERLLVVAEDVGRHNAVDKVKGEALARGIPSEDRILLSTGRVSSEMLLKAARMGVPVVASRTSPTEMAVALAEQLNITVCGYVRPDSLNLYAGDAVLLGGGAVAARR, encoded by the coding sequence ATGCGCACATACGTCAGGGTCCACCGCGGTCGCGCCGACGAGGTCGTCGGCGAGGTGGTGCGCGAGCAGCCGCTGACCGTGTACGTCAACGGCGAGAAGTTCCTCACGCTGCTCTGCACGCCGATCAAGCTCGACGCGCTCGTCGTCGGCTACCTGTGGATGGAGAAGGTGATCGACGCCCTCGACGAGATCGTGCGGCTCGAGGTCTCGCCGGTGGACGGCCGGGCCGACGTGACCCTCGCGCGTCCCGTCACGCTCCCGACCGAGCGCATCCTGACCTCGGGCTGCGGGGGCGGGATCACGTTCCGCATCGACCACCGGCTCTTCCCCCGGCTCGCGTCGTCGCTGCGCGTGGCGCCGGAGGCGCTCTCGGCGCGGATGAAGGACCTCTTCGCGGCGGCCGTGCACTACCGGGAGTCACGGGGCATCCACGGCGCGGCGCTCGGCGACGCCGAGCGCTTGCTGGTCGTCGCCGAGGACGTGGGGCGCCACAACGCGGTGGACAAGGTGAAGGGCGAGGCGCTCGCGCGCGGGATCCCGAGCGAGGACCGCATCCTGCTCTCGACCGGTCGCGTCTCGTCCGAGATGCTCCTGAAGGCGGCGCGCATGGGGGTGCCGGTCGTCGCCTCCCGCACCTCGCCGACCGAGATGGCCGTCGCCCTGGCCGAGCAGCTCAACATCACGGTCTGCGGCTACGTCAGGCCAGACAGCCTGAACCTTTACGCCGGCGACGCGGTTCTCCTGGGTGGCGGGGCCGTCGCGGCGCGCCGCTGA